A single window of Methanobrevibacter sp. TMH8 DNA harbors:
- a CDS encoding PDDEXK nuclease domain-containing protein, producing the protein MNEMKIDKKHKEDFINILKMIKNSQNNALKSVNIQLINLYWNIGEYIDEKVEKSDWGQSVVKQLSNYLNKKDPTLKGFSDKNLWRMKQFYSTYKNYPKLSALLREITWTHNLSIFSRCKTVEEREFYLNLCIKEKLSYRELDRQISSSLFERTMISGPKISPMTKEIYPNTNEHFKEDYVFEFLGLNNNHNEDDLQKGLINNLKNFILEIGKDFSFVGEKFRLQVGNSDFYIDLLFFHRQLQCLVAFELKTEKFHPEHIGQLNFYLEALDRDVKNDNENPSIGILLCKSKDDTVVEYALSRTLSPSMVSQYQTKLPDKNILQEKFEELLD; encoded by the coding sequence ATGAACGAAATGAAAATTGACAAAAAACATAAAGAAGATTTTATTAACATTTTGAAAATGATAAAAAATTCACAAAATAATGCATTAAAAAGTGTTAATATTCAATTAATAAATTTATATTGGAATATTGGGGAATATATTGATGAAAAAGTAGAAAAATCTGACTGGGGGCAATCTGTAGTAAAACAACTTTCAAACTACTTGAATAAAAAGGATCCCACATTAAAAGGATTTTCAGACAAAAATTTATGGAGAATGAAGCAATTTTATTCAACTTATAAAAATTATCCAAAACTCTCAGCACTGCTGAGAGAAATTACTTGGACTCATAATTTATCAATTTTTTCTCGATGTAAAACTGTTGAAGAGAGAGAATTTTATTTAAATCTATGTATAAAAGAAAAATTGAGTTATAGAGAGTTAGATCGCCAGATTTCATCAAGTTTATTTGAAAGAACAATGATTTCAGGTCCAAAAATTTCTCCAATGACAAAAGAAATCTATCCAAATACAAATGAACATTTCAAAGAAGACTATGTTTTTGAATTTTTAGGGTTAAATAACAACCATAATGAAGATGATTTACAAAAAGGACTTATAAATAATTTAAAAAATTTTATTCTTGAGATAGGTAAAGATTTTTCATTTGTTGGTGAAAAGTTTAGACTTCAAGTAGGAAATAGTGATTTTTACATAGATTTATTGTTTTTTCATAGGCAACTTCAATGTTTAGTTGCATTTGAATTAAAAACAGAAAAATTCCACCCTGAACATATAGGACAGCTAAATTTTTATTTAGAAGCACTTGATAGAGATGTTAAAAATGATAATGAAAACCCAAGTATAGGGATACTATTATGTAAAAGTAAAGATGATACTGTAGTAGAATATGCATTAAGTAGAACTTTATCTCCTTCTATGGTATCTCAGTATCAAACAAAGCTACCTGATAAGAATATATTGCAGGAAAAATTTGAAGAGTTACTTGATTAA